In Streptomyces asoensis, a single genomic region encodes these proteins:
- a CDS encoding gluconeogenesis factor YvcK family protein: MTGRSPRLGRLRRTAPDGRVSRPVEARGARPRRRGTQPKVVALGGGMGLSASLAALRRITGDLTGVVTVADDGGSSGRLREELGVLPPGDLRKALAALCGDDDWGQTWARVIQHRFQSQGEINGHAVGNLLIVALWEQLGDHVQALDLVGRLLGAQGRVLPMSAVPLELQALVKGHDPERPDDVDTVRGQATVALTPGEVQSVHLVPHDPPAVPEAVAAVLDADWVVLGPGSWFSSVMPHLLVPDLLDALVETKARRVLSLNLAPQPGETEGFSPQRHLEVLGRHAPKLALDVVLADVAAVPDRDSLTDAAKRFGAAVELAPVARPDGTPRHDPELLAAAYDRIFRMHGRIGPWR, encoded by the coding sequence ATGACAGGACGTTCTCCACGGCTCGGCCGGCTGCGCAGGACCGCCCCCGACGGGCGGGTGAGCCGGCCGGTCGAGGCCCGCGGCGCCAGACCGCGCCGCCGCGGCACCCAGCCCAAGGTCGTCGCCCTGGGCGGCGGCATGGGGCTGTCCGCCTCGCTCGCCGCGCTGCGCCGGATCACCGGTGACCTCACCGGCGTCGTCACGGTGGCCGACGACGGCGGCTCCAGCGGCCGGCTGCGCGAGGAACTGGGGGTGCTGCCCCCGGGAGACCTGCGCAAGGCGCTGGCCGCGCTGTGCGGTGACGACGACTGGGGCCAGACCTGGGCCCGGGTCATCCAGCACCGCTTCCAGTCGCAGGGCGAGATCAACGGCCACGCCGTGGGCAACCTGCTGATCGTCGCCCTGTGGGAGCAGCTGGGCGACCACGTCCAGGCGCTGGACCTGGTCGGCAGGCTGCTGGGCGCGCAGGGGCGGGTGCTGCCCATGTCCGCCGTGCCGCTGGAGCTCCAGGCGCTGGTCAAGGGCCACGACCCGGAGCGCCCGGACGACGTCGACACCGTACGGGGACAGGCGACCGTCGCGTTGACGCCGGGCGAGGTGCAGTCCGTGCACCTGGTGCCGCACGACCCGCCGGCCGTCCCGGAGGCGGTCGCCGCCGTCCTGGACGCCGACTGGGTGGTGCTCGGACCCGGTTCCTGGTTCTCCTCGGTGATGCCGCACCTGCTGGTGCCCGACCTGCTGGACGCCCTCGTGGAGACGAAGGCGCGCCGGGTGCTCTCCCTGAACCTCGCCCCGCAGCCCGGAGAAACCGAGGGCTTCTCCCCGCAGCGTCATTTGGAGGTTTTGGGACGACACGCCCCTAAACTCGCCCTGGACGTGGTGCTGGCCGATGTGGCCGCCGTGCCCGACCGCGACTCCCTGACCGACGCCGCCAAGAGGTTCGGTGCCGCGGTCGAGCTGGCGCCGGTGGCCAGGCCCGACGGAACCCCGAGGCACGACCCGGAGCTGTTGGCCGCCGCGTACGACCGTATTTTTCGGATGCATGGAAGGATCGGCCCATGGCGATGA
- the whiA gene encoding DNA-binding protein WhiA, whose translation MAMTAAVKDEISRLPVTRTCCRKAEVSAILRFAGGLHLVSGRIVIEAELDTAMAARRLKRDILEIFGHSSELIVMAPGGLRRGSRYVVRVVVGGDQLARQTGLVDGRGRPIRGLPPQVVSGATCDAEAAWRGAFLAHGSLTEPGRSSSLEVTCPGPEAALALVGAARRLSIAAKAREVRGVDRVVVRDGDAIGALLTRLGAHESVLAWEERRMRREVRATANRLANFDDANLRRSARAAVAAGARVQRALEILADDVPEHLAAAGRLRMDHKQASLEELGALADPPLTKDAVAGRIRRLLAMADKRASDLGIPGTDANLSDELADNLVG comes from the coding sequence ATGGCGATGACGGCAGCGGTGAAGGACGAGATCTCCCGGCTCCCCGTCACCCGGACCTGCTGCAGAAAGGCGGAGGTCTCCGCGATTCTGCGGTTCGCCGGCGGCCTCCACCTGGTGAGCGGGCGCATCGTGATCGAGGCGGAGCTGGACACCGCGATGGCGGCCCGCCGGCTCAAGCGGGACATCCTGGAGATCTTCGGCCACAGCTCGGAGCTGATCGTGATGGCCCCGGGCGGTCTGCGGCGCGGCTCGCGCTATGTCGTGCGGGTGGTCGTCGGCGGTGACCAGCTGGCCCGGCAGACGGGACTGGTCGACGGCCGCGGCCGTCCGATCCGGGGCCTGCCACCGCAGGTGGTCTCCGGGGCGACCTGCGACGCCGAGGCGGCCTGGCGCGGGGCCTTCCTGGCGCACGGTTCGCTCACCGAGCCGGGCCGTTCCTCCTCGCTCGAGGTGACCTGCCCGGGCCCGGAGGCCGCGCTCGCGCTGGTCGGCGCCGCCCGCCGGCTGTCCATCGCCGCGAAGGCCCGCGAGGTGCGCGGCGTCGACCGGGTCGTCGTCCGCGACGGGGACGCGATCGGCGCGCTGCTGACCCGCCTCGGCGCGCACGAGTCGGTGCTGGCCTGGGAGGAGCGCCGGATGCGCCGTGAGGTGCGCGCCACGGCGAACCGCCTCGCGAACTTCGACGACGCCAACCTGCGCCGCTCGGCGCGCGCGGCCGTCGCCGCCGGGGCCCGCGTCCAGCGCGCCCTGGAGATCCTCGCCGACGACGTGCCCGAGCACCTCGCGGCGGCCGGCCGGCTCCGCATGGACCACAAGCAGGCCTCCCTGGAGGAGCTGGGCGCGCTCGCCGACCCGCCGCTGACGAAGGACGCGGTCGCGGGGCGGATCCGCCGTCTGCTGGCGATGGCCGACAAGCGCGCCTCGGACCTCGGCATCCCGGGCACGGACGCCAACCTCAGTGACGAGCTCGCCGACAACCTCGTCGGCTGA